In Vicinamibacteria bacterium, the genomic stretch ACTGCGTCCGTAGCGGGGAAGAACCGGTCTGGCCCGAGGTGACGCTCACCGGGAGACACCCGCGCCAGGCGGCCGCGACCGCCGCTCTGCGCGGGGATGCGTCTTAGGGCTGCCCATAAGGAGGTGGTGAAGAGCGCGGGGACGCCAGATACCGAGTAACATCGCCCCACTAACAACGGAGGGGCATGCGAGCCATAGCTCTGGCCTGCGCGGGCCTTCTGGCCGCGGGGGCGTGCACTCAGGACCGGATCGTCTTTGAGTCCTCGCGCGCACTCGATGGGAGCGACGCTTCTGGTGGTGCGTCCAACATCTGGGTCATCAAGGCGGACGGCACCGGGCTGACCCCTCTGACCAAAGGCACGAACGCGGGCAGCCACAACCCTCGATGGTCGCCGGACGGGACCCGAATCGTCTTCGACTCCGTGCGTGCGCTCGATGGGACCGATGCTCCGAATGCAAACTTTGCCAGCAACATCTGGTCCGTTTCCCCCGACGTTGCCGGCCCGAGTCCACTGACCAAGGCGACAGACGGGGGCAACCGGGACCCTCGATGGTCACCGGACGGGACTCGGATCGTCTTCCAGTCCCTCCGCACAATCGATGCGTGGAACATCTGGCTCATCAAGGCGGACGGCACTGGCCTGACCGCCCTGACCACACTTACTAAGAAGACCAACCTCGGCTACGACCGCGGGATCCCTAGATGGTCGACGGACGGGAGCCGGATCGCCTTCGTATCTGGGCGGGCACTCGATGGAACCGACTCTTTGGGTAGTGCGTACAACATCTGGCTCATCAACGCCGATGGAACCGGCCTGACGCCGCTGACCACAGCCAAAATAGCGGAGAATGGGGAGCCTAGCTGGTCGCCGGACGGAGCCCGAATCACTTTCCAGTCCATTCGTCCCCTTGACGGGACCGACGCCGTAGGTAGTACCTGGAACATCTGGCTTATCAAGGCGGATGGAACCGGCCTGACCCCGCTGACCAAAGCCACCGCTGTTGGAGCAGACAGCTGGGAGCCTAGCTGGTCGCCGGACGGGACCCGGATCGCCTTCGAATCGCGTCGCGCACTCGATGGGACCGACGCTTTGAGCAAGAACGCTAGGTTCAACATCTGGATGAGCAAGGCGGATGGGACGGGACTGACCCCTCTGACCAAGACCACAGGCGCGCAGAACTGGGAACCTAGATGGTCAGCGAACGGGACCTGGCTCGTCTTCTACTCCGGGCAGGCACTCGATGGGAGCGACACTCCAAACCAAAACGAGACGTCCAACATCTGGACCATCAGGGCGGACGGCACCGGCCTGACGCCGGTGACAAGAGCCACCGCTCTTGGCGCGGACAGCTCCAATCCTGAGGTCTTTCATGATGTCAGCCCCTGTGGCGGCGGCGCCCTTAACGCGTGCGGCGGTTGCAAAGCGCTCTCCCCTCCCCCCGGCAGCGCTTGCCAGGAAGCCAATCGATGCGGACGCTGGCGTTGTGTCGGCAAGGAGGCGCTCACGTGCGACACCTCCCAATCGGCTCAGGACAACGGTTGCGGTGGGTGCACGCCGCTTCCGGTTCCCGAGAGCGGGGAAGGGCGCGGTGGCCAATGCACCTACCATGGCATCTACGAAGGCATCCTGGTATGCGCCAAAGGCGGCAATTCGCTCGTCTGCTGCCCCTTAGGAACCGCTGGCCCTGGATGCGGTCCAAACTGAGGGATCTGCCGGTGACTTGGCCTCTGGCTCTGGTAGGGACGAGTCCATAGCTACCGGGGACGCTACACCCAAGAGACGCTCCGATAAGAGCACTGACGCGCGATCTCGGTTTGTGTCGCTCAGGCAAAGAGCTGAGGGTGTGGTGACTGGCTCTCGCGCGCTACTTGTTTAGGTGTGCGACGACAATCCCGATCAGGACAATGCCGATCGTCTCGAAGCTGATTTGCTTGAGCGCGAGGATGTGCGGCATCGGCTGGACGACCCAATAGATCAAGAACTTCGGGACCACCATGACCATGGCCATCGCGATCCCGAAGCGGATACCCTGAGCCAGAGGGGGCTTGTCCTCCTTGCCACGAGAGTAGATCCAGACAAGGCCGAGCGACGTTAGGGCATGGGCCACGAACATGAAGGGAAAGTGCCGCTGCTGGTCGGCCGGGGAACGGAAGAGGCTCACGAGCTGCCCATAGTCCTGGGCGAGCAGCAGGCCGTGGATGGTGAACCCGAGGGCCATTGACATTACGAACACAACGACCACGGAGATCCAGAACCGCTTGCTCATAAGCCCTCCTGTAATTACGACCAAGATGGTACGCCCGGCCGTGCCAAGATAGTAGAGACGGCCGGATGATTTCTACCTAGGACGACGAGAATTGCGACTAGGCATCAGGCTCGCTGTGGCAGGTTCGTGAGAGGAGTTGCGGGCCCAGAATCCCTGTCTTAGAATGTGGATTAGTATAGCTATTGATCTATACAGTCCAGGAGGGCCATGAGAACTGTCCAGATGACTCTTAACACTGAGTTGGTCGCAGCCGTCGACAAGGCCGCTCGTCGCCTCGGCACGACACGGTCAGCCTTCACGCGCCAGGCTTTGCGTGAGGCGCTGAAGCAGGTTCACCTAAAGGCCAACGAGGAAAAGCAGCGGCGGGGCTACGCCAAGAGGCCGGTCCGGCGCGGCGAGTTTGACTCGTGGGAAAGCGAGCAGGTCTGGACGGACTGATGCAGCGAGGAGAGGTTCGCTGGTATCGGTTCTCAAAGCCCGACAAGACACGGCCCGTGCTCGTCCTCACACGTGACTCGGCTCTCCAATTCCTGGCTGAGGCGACGATCGCACCCGTCACTTCGACGGTTCGCGATATCCCCTCAGAGGTCGTTCTCACCAGAGCCGATGGAATGCCGAAGGAGTGCGCGGTCAATCTGGACCACGTGCAAACGATCTCGAAGGGCCGCATCGGGGGTCTCATCACGACTCTGGGGCCCCAGAGGATGGCTGAGGTCAGGTCGGCCCTCCTCTTCGCCCTTGGTTTCTAATTCGGAGGCAAAGATGCCCTACTCACGGAGTCGGTGTCGCGGGGCTCCAGCCATGGGCGAGAGTTTTGTGAGACGCTCAGCCGCGAGGAGAGGCAGATGAAGCTGCGATGCCGCCGGATCTGGAGCTGGATGTCGGCCATCGGGTTCGTCGCCGGGGCAATAGGGCCGGCCGCCGGTCAGGAACGGACCACGATCCAAGCTGACCGCGTCCTGGATGGGCGCGGCGGCGTCCTTCGCAACTTGAAGATCGTCGTCGAGGGCGGCCGCATAGCCGCCCTGGAGCCGAACCGTGGGGCCCCGGGGAAGTCTGGGCGTGTCTACGATCTTTCTCGTTTCACGGTCCTCCCCGGCCTGATCGACGTCCACAACCACATCGGGTGGTACTTCAATGCCAAGGACCGGCTCCATACCGAGAACGATGGCGAGAGCGGCGCTCAGGCGGCGCTCGCCGCGGCGGCCAACGCTTACGTCACGCTGACCGCGGGCTTCACGACTGTCCAGAGCGTGGGCTCACCCGAGGACGCGGACCTGAGGGACGCCATAAACCGGAGGGGCCTTCCCGGGCCGCGGGTGCTCACGTCGCTGGAGCCGCTCGATGCCAAGACGGGGTTCCCGGACGATCTTCGGCGGGCGGTGCGCGACCGGAAAGCCCAGGGCGCCGACCTTGTGAAGATCTTTGCTTCGAAAAGCATACGGGAGGGCGGGGGCCCGACGATGACCCAGGAGCAGCTGGACGCGGCGTGCGGCGAGGCTAAGGCGCTCGGCCTTCGCACCCTCGTGCACGCCCACAGCGCCGAGGCGATCCGAAGGGCCGCGCTCGCTGGCTGCACGCAGGTTGAGCACGGCGCCCTCGCCGACGACGAGGCGCTGAAGCTGATGGCCGAACGCGGCGTCTACTTCGACCCCCAGTGTGGCCTGATCTTCCAAAACTATCTGGAGAACAAGGCGAAGTACCTGGGTATCGAGAACTACACCGAGGAGGGGTTCGCGGCCATGGAGAGGGCCGTCCCGCTGGCGGTGGCGACCTTCCGGCGGGCGATCGCGACCAAGGGTTTGAGGGTGATCTTCGGGACCGACGCCGTGGCAGGGGCGCATGGGCGCAATGCCGAGGAGCTCGTCTGCCGGGTGCGCGAGGCCGGACAGACACCCGCCGACGCCATCGTTTCCGCCACCTCGAGCGCCGCGGAGTCTATTGGCCTCGGCGACCGGATCGGGCGGCTGGCCCCCGGGATGGAGGCGGACCTGGTGGCGGTGGAAGGCGACCCTCTCCTCGATATCACCGCCCTGAGGCGCGTGGTCTTTGTAATGAAGGGGGGGCGGGTCTACCGGAACGCGCCATAGTCCCCCTAACGTCCGTTCCCCTTCGCCTGCGCTGGCCGGAATGCGTCGGGCCCCTCTATCCAGCCCCGCTTGGGCGAGCGGGGATGAGCGGACGACGAACGGACGTCAGGCAGGTCCAATAGCTTGGTCCGCCTCTGCTCGTTGGCAACCGGTTGCCCGGTATCGACTAGAGGGTAGCGACCCAACCCGCGCCGGCTTCGTCCATGCTGAGGCCGAAAGTGTGCTGGAAGGCGGTGGCGGTGTTCGCGCCGGAGCAGGCCCGGAAGAACTGGGCGGTTTTGGCGATGCCCTGGGTCTTGATGAGGAAGGCCACGAAGGAGCCGGCC encodes the following:
- a CDS encoding type II toxin-antitoxin system PemK/MazF family toxin — protein: MQRGEVRWYRFSKPDKTRPVLVLTRDSALQFLAEATIAPVTSTVRDIPSEVVLTRADGMPKECAVNLDHVQTISKGRIGGLITTLGPQRMAEVRSALLFALGF
- a CDS encoding CopG family transcriptional regulator, yielding MRTVQMTLNTELVAAVDKAARRLGTTRSAFTRQALREALKQVHLKANEEKQRRGYAKRPVRRGEFDSWESEQVWTD
- a CDS encoding amidohydrolase family protein, which encodes MKLRCRRIWSWMSAIGFVAGAIGPAAGQERTTIQADRVLDGRGGVLRNLKIVVEGGRIAALEPNRGAPGKSGRVYDLSRFTVLPGLIDVHNHIGWYFNAKDRLHTENDGESGAQAALAAAANAYVTLTAGFTTVQSVGSPEDADLRDAINRRGLPGPRVLTSLEPLDAKTGFPDDLRRAVRDRKAQGADLVKIFASKSIREGGGPTMTQEQLDAACGEAKALGLRTLVHAHSAEAIRRAALAGCTQVEHGALADDEALKLMAERGVYFDPQCGLIFQNYLENKAKYLGIENYTEEGFAAMERAVPLAVATFRRAIATKGLRVIFGTDAVAGAHGRNAEELVCRVREAGQTPADAIVSATSSAAESIGLGDRIGRLAPGMEADLVAVEGDPLLDITALRRVVFVMKGGRVYRNAP